The Mycolicibacterium flavescens genome has a segment encoding these proteins:
- the mas gene encoding polyketide synthase family protein, protein MKTHDILDRPAPLAIVGIGCRLPGGVTTAEDYWRLLTDGVDATREVPESRWNAGRFHDANPKKVGKMVTRRGGFLDDIDQFDPQFFGISPREAHSIDPQQRLMLQTTWEALEDGGIRPDHLAGTDVGVFIGGFTLDYQLLQNQGRGSRYQFKTHSAAGMMMTMLANRISFAFDFRGPSMTIDTACSSSLVAVHLAAQSIWNGESDLALAGGVNIMIGPNTAIAESKSGFLSPDGRCKAFDESADGYARGEGGAVVVIKPLEQALRDGDEIYAQILGTAVSQDGRTDGITVPRAQAQAAAITSALRRAGVRATDVGYVEAHGTGTPVGDPVEMRALAATLTSDRTDPLLIGSVKTNIGHLEAGAGVAGLIKTALVLKHGYIPAHLHLQNPTSQVSLTELKLDVPRAGRPFPAGRRIAGVNSFGFGGTNAHAVLAEPPTPTDTPASSIAEHLPVTLLPISARSEEALVATARQLADHLDAEPNIDISDLRFTLSQRRSHLSHRHTLVSDGVLDAREQLRALADGGQVASARTSSTAPKLVFVCTGMGPQWWRMCRGLLDVLPAFTESIARSDRELARHTDWSLIEELRRDEADSRMGETEFAQPANFAIQIALAAQLEQFGIRPDAVIGHSAGEVAAHQLAGLLTFEQATEVIYHRSRLQQRTSGQGRMLAVGLDTDSLMAALDDGMRDEFGRRVSVAAVNSPSAVTIAGDGEVLDDIARRLDEAEVFTRYLTGKVPYHTHYMDAIKNDLQDALHGMSSQPATLPLYSTVTGDVLDGYRSGAAYWWQNTRATVLFEPAIRRMLDDGYTHFVELGPHPVLASSIFEIAGAQKTLVQATQRRNDDDVRTFMTGLGALHDHGHDIDWEAMYPRGEARLLKLPRYPWQTRRYWNETQEATESLHYHPVHPLLGQPISAVHPTWEIELSTALVPFLDDHRVQGSVVVPGAVYIELSLAAATETYGVNLTVDNLVLHRALILDDTCDPLLRTTLNQDTGALEFAAHTATPDGELKWTITATAELTTLPKSAGAPPPMAEAAPANALSGDEFYALTEAIGFDYGAAFRVVTGLTAGDGWVVAEMEIPAPIAAELDDYRFHPTLIDGAFQTLFGAPLPGGSAAESPYLPTRIRRSAVYGTPKGDMTVRLAVRSATAEEIESDITICDHRGERLAVFEGFTVRSLSASTRMSPERIDKGLYELQWVPATDPSGEDGAEPAGHGSWLVFVDETGFGSVLADRLRHGGHRVCTVAHRPVDTVTAVEGGYAIDERRPEHVGQLFDQHLNEHSELTGVIDCWSMDLVVEPQASDGNSANHLGVLTLLRIAKALAAHDSVRPRMYVVTANAQPALGTEPLAVDQSTVWGLGRVVGHQEFVERWGGLIDIDDTDDVGDTAARVCRHILDSTSEDQVAFRGEVTLVPRLRHTANLTKPFPTKLSPTATYVVTGGTGALGRTVATYLAEHGARHIALLSRSGLPPRDRWPNITRDDPQFTAVDTVRAVERLGAQVSAASVDITDADAVAAWLADHDRTGDRPVRGVIHAAGAVHDQLLVNVSEDDFLKVLGPKVTGTRALHTAFAAEELDFFVMFGSAGSVIASPGQGNYAAANAFLDAFAHQRQAQGLPALTVGWGPWSVGMVEDLNLENVYAMRGIELITPATGALILDRLINQTAPNVIAISADWNRARQLLGGHLPKMFADLDAAIASPAEAGADGSLLDVLSKTPEAERLNVITDQIERLVAAVFDCAVTDFANDDMLDDIGLDSMMAMDFRVRINTTFSIDLPVLEILKGVSVDSLAARVLDELRTIHGEAPAAAAAPPTEPPMGDDVDRLIDDMSEADLRELLTELEGGAAP, encoded by the coding sequence ATGAAGACGCACGATATCTTGGACCGGCCGGCGCCCTTGGCGATCGTCGGGATCGGATGCCGCCTACCGGGCGGCGTCACCACCGCCGAGGACTACTGGCGTCTGTTGACCGACGGCGTCGACGCCACCCGCGAGGTCCCCGAATCACGCTGGAACGCGGGCCGATTCCACGACGCCAACCCCAAGAAGGTCGGCAAGATGGTCACCCGCCGTGGCGGATTCCTCGACGACATCGACCAGTTCGATCCGCAGTTCTTCGGCATCTCGCCGCGGGAGGCGCATTCGATCGACCCGCAGCAGCGCCTGATGCTGCAGACCACCTGGGAGGCACTGGAGGACGGGGGCATCCGGCCCGACCACCTCGCCGGAACCGATGTCGGGGTGTTCATCGGCGGCTTCACGCTGGACTACCAGTTGCTGCAGAACCAGGGCCGCGGCAGCCGCTACCAGTTCAAGACGCATTCCGCCGCCGGGATGATGATGACGATGCTGGCGAACCGGATCTCATTCGCCTTCGACTTCCGCGGACCGAGCATGACGATCGACACGGCGTGTTCGAGCTCGCTCGTCGCGGTGCACCTTGCGGCGCAGAGCATCTGGAACGGTGAGAGCGACCTCGCGCTGGCCGGCGGCGTCAACATCATGATCGGACCCAACACGGCGATCGCGGAGTCCAAGAGCGGGTTCCTCAGCCCTGACGGGCGCTGCAAGGCCTTCGACGAGTCGGCCGACGGCTATGCGCGCGGCGAGGGCGGGGCCGTCGTCGTCATCAAACCGCTCGAGCAGGCGTTGCGCGACGGCGACGAGATCTACGCCCAGATCCTCGGGACCGCGGTGTCTCAGGACGGCCGCACCGACGGCATCACGGTGCCCCGCGCGCAGGCTCAGGCCGCGGCGATCACCTCGGCGCTGCGTCGGGCCGGTGTCCGGGCGACCGATGTCGGCTACGTCGAAGCGCACGGCACCGGGACACCCGTCGGCGACCCGGTCGAGATGCGCGCGCTGGCCGCGACGCTCACGTCGGACCGGACCGATCCGCTGCTGATCGGATCGGTCAAGACCAACATCGGTCACCTCGAAGCGGGCGCGGGGGTCGCCGGACTGATCAAGACGGCGTTGGTGCTCAAGCACGGCTATATCCCCGCGCACCTACATCTCCAAAACCCCACCAGCCAAGTCTCTCTCACCGAGCTCAAGCTCGACGTGCCGCGCGCGGGCCGCCCCTTCCCCGCCGGGCGACGGATCGCCGGGGTCAACTCGTTCGGTTTCGGCGGCACCAACGCCCACGCCGTGCTCGCCGAACCACCGACTCCGACCGACACGCCCGCATCGAGCATCGCCGAGCACCTCCCTGTCACGCTGCTGCCGATCTCGGCGCGCAGCGAGGAGGCCCTGGTAGCCACGGCGCGCCAGTTGGCCGACCACCTGGATGCCGAGCCGAACATCGACATCTCTGACCTGAGATTCACCCTGTCCCAACGGCGCTCGCACCTCAGCCACCGCCACACCCTGGTCAGCGACGGCGTCTTGGATGCACGTGAGCAACTGCGCGCCCTCGCCGACGGCGGCCAGGTCGCCTCGGCGCGCACCTCGTCGACTGCGCCCAAGCTGGTGTTCGTCTGCACCGGGATGGGCCCGCAATGGTGGAGGATGTGCCGCGGACTGCTCGACGTCCTGCCCGCGTTCACCGAGAGCATCGCGCGAAGTGATCGCGAGCTGGCGCGTCACACCGACTGGTCCCTGATCGAGGAACTCCGCCGCGACGAAGCGGATTCCCGCATGGGTGAGACCGAGTTCGCCCAGCCGGCCAATTTCGCGATCCAGATTGCCCTGGCCGCACAACTCGAACAGTTCGGCATCCGACCCGATGCCGTGATCGGCCACAGCGCAGGCGAAGTCGCCGCCCACCAGCTCGCCGGGCTCCTCACCTTCGAGCAGGCGACCGAGGTCATCTACCACCGCAGCAGGCTCCAACAGCGGACCAGCGGACAGGGCCGCATGCTGGCCGTCGGCCTGGACACCGACTCGCTGATGGCCGCGCTCGACGACGGGATGCGCGACGAATTCGGTCGGCGGGTTTCGGTTGCTGCGGTCAACAGCCCGTCCGCTGTGACCATCGCCGGGGACGGTGAGGTCCTCGACGACATCGCCCGCCGGTTGGACGAGGCCGAGGTCTTCACCCGGTACCTGACCGGCAAAGTGCCCTATCACACCCATTACATGGATGCGATCAAGAACGATCTGCAGGACGCCCTCCACGGGATGTCGTCACAGCCTGCGACGCTCCCGCTCTACTCGACGGTCACCGGCGACGTGTTGGACGGGTACCGCTCCGGTGCCGCCTACTGGTGGCAGAACACCCGCGCGACAGTTCTTTTCGAGCCGGCGATTCGCCGCATGCTCGATGACGGCTACACGCACTTCGTCGAACTGGGACCGCATCCGGTGCTGGCCTCGTCGATTTTCGAAATCGCCGGCGCGCAGAAGACCCTCGTTCAGGCCACCCAGCGACGTAACGACGACGACGTGCGTACGTTCATGACCGGCCTCGGCGCGCTTCACGACCACGGCCACGACATCGACTGGGAGGCGATGTATCCGCGCGGTGAAGCGCGCTTGCTCAAGCTGCCCCGCTACCCCTGGCAGACCCGGCGCTACTGGAACGAGACCCAGGAGGCCACCGAATCGCTGCACTATCACCCGGTGCACCCGCTGCTGGGCCAGCCGATCAGTGCCGTGCATCCCACGTGGGAAATCGAATTGAGCACCGCGCTCGTGCCGTTCCTCGACGACCACCGGGTCCAAGGCAGCGTCGTCGTACCCGGCGCGGTCTACATCGAGCTGTCGCTGGCCGCGGCGACGGAAACCTACGGCGTGAACCTCACCGTCGACAACTTGGTGCTGCACCGCGCGCTCATCCTCGACGACACCTGCGACCCCCTCCTGCGGACCACCCTCAACCAGGACACCGGCGCCCTGGAGTTCGCCGCTCACACCGCGACCCCCGACGGTGAGCTCAAGTGGACGATCACCGCCACGGCCGAACTCACCACGCTGCCGAAATCGGCGGGTGCCCCGCCTCCGATGGCCGAGGCGGCGCCCGCGAACGCTCTCAGCGGCGACGAGTTCTACGCCCTCACCGAAGCCATCGGATTCGACTACGGGGCGGCGTTCCGGGTCGTCACCGGCCTCACCGCAGGCGACGGCTGGGTGGTCGCCGAGATGGAGATTCCGGCGCCGATCGCAGCCGAGCTCGACGACTATCGGTTCCACCCGACGCTGATCGACGGTGCCTTCCAAACTCTGTTCGGCGCACCGCTTCCCGGCGGGAGTGCCGCCGAAAGCCCGTACCTGCCCACCCGGATCCGGCGCAGCGCCGTGTACGGCACACCCAAAGGCGACATGACCGTACGACTGGCCGTCAGGTCCGCGACCGCCGAGGAGATCGAAAGCGACATCACGATCTGCGACCATCGCGGTGAGCGGCTCGCCGTCTTCGAGGGCTTCACGGTGCGATCGCTGAGCGCCTCGACCCGCATGTCGCCGGAACGAATCGACAAGGGGCTCTACGAACTCCAGTGGGTTCCCGCGACGGACCCGAGCGGTGAGGACGGTGCGGAGCCGGCCGGCCACGGTTCATGGCTGGTGTTTGTCGACGAAACCGGGTTCGGCTCGGTGCTCGCCGATCGATTGCGCCACGGCGGCCATCGCGTGTGCACCGTCGCACACCGCCCTGTCGACACCGTCACCGCGGTCGAGGGCGGATACGCCATCGACGAACGGCGCCCCGAGCACGTCGGCCAGCTGTTCGACCAACACCTTAACGAACACAGCGAACTCACCGGCGTCATCGACTGCTGGTCAATGGATCTCGTCGTTGAGCCGCAGGCGTCCGACGGAAACAGTGCCAACCACCTCGGCGTCCTCACGCTGCTGCGCATCGCCAAAGCGCTGGCCGCACATGACAGCGTGAGGCCGCGCATGTACGTCGTCACCGCCAACGCTCAGCCGGCGCTGGGCACCGAACCGCTGGCCGTCGATCAGTCCACGGTCTGGGGGCTCGGCAGGGTCGTCGGTCATCAGGAGTTCGTCGAACGTTGGGGCGGCCTGATCGACATCGACGACACCGACGACGTCGGTGACACCGCTGCGCGGGTCTGTCGGCACATCCTCGATTCCACGTCCGAGGATCAGGTGGCTTTCCGCGGCGAGGTGACGCTGGTCCCGCGATTGCGACACACCGCGAACCTCACAAAACCGTTTCCCACCAAGCTTTCTCCCACCGCCACCTACGTCGTCACCGGCGGCACCGGCGCGCTCGGCCGCACGGTCGCCACCTATCTGGCCGAGCACGGTGCGCGACACATCGCGCTGCTGAGCAGAAGCGGGCTGCCACCACGCGACCGGTGGCCGAACATCACTCGCGACGACCCGCAGTTCACCGCCGTTGACACCGTCCGGGCCGTCGAACGCCTCGGGGCACAGGTCAGTGCGGCGAGCGTCGACATCACCGACGCCGATGCGGTGGCGGCCTGGCTGGCCGACCACGACCGCACCGGAGACCGGCCGGTCCGCGGAGTCATCCACGCCGCAGGCGCAGTCCACGACCAACTACTCGTCAATGTCAGCGAAGACGATTTCCTCAAAGTGCTGGGGCCCAAGGTCACCGGGACGCGGGCGCTGCACACCGCCTTCGCCGCCGAAGAACTCGACTTCTTCGTGATGTTCGGCTCCGCCGGGTCGGTCATCGCCTCACCCGGGCAGGGAAACTACGCCGCCGCCAACGCGTTTCTCGACGCGTTCGCTCATCAGAGGCAGGCACAGGGACTGCCGGCCCTCACCGTGGGGTGGGGGCCCTGGTCGGTGGGGATGGTCGAGGACCTCAACCTCGAAAACGTCTACGCCATGCGCGGAATCGAATTGATCACCCCGGCGACGGGCGCGTTGATCCTCGACCGCCTGATCAACCAGACCGCTCCGAACGTCATCGCCATCAGCGCCGACTGGAACCGTGCCCGCCAGCTTCTCGGCGGACACCTTCCCAAGATGTTCGCCGACCTCGACGCCGCCATCGCCTCGCCGGCGGAGGCCGGAGCGGACGGGTCGTTGCTCGACGTGCTGTCGAAGACCCCGGAAGCGGAGCGTCTCAACGTGATCACCGATCAGATCGAGCGCCTCGTAGCTGCGGTGTTCGACTGTGCGGTTACCGATTTCGCGAATGACGACATGCTCGACGACATCGGGCTGGACTCGATGATGGCGATGGACTTCAGGGTCAGGATCAACACCACGTTCTCGATCGACCTTCCGGTGCTGGAGATTCTCAAGGGCGTCAGCGTCGACTCGCTGGCCGCCCGGGTGCTCGACGAACTGCGCACAATCCACGGTGAGGCACCCGCCGCGGCAGCCGCGCCCCCGACCGAGCCGCCCATGGGCGATGACGTCGATCGGTTGATCGACGATATGTCAGAAGCCGATCTGCGCGAACTCCTCACCGAACTCGAAGGCGGCGCTGCGCCGTGA